Proteins from a single region of Corylus avellana chromosome ca11, CavTom2PMs-1.0:
- the LOC132165890 gene encoding probable inactive histone-lysine N-methyltransferase SUVR2 isoform X1, translated as MAPNPRVAAAFRAMRDIGIKEDKVKPVLKRLLKLYEKNWELIEEENYRALADAIFEEEDNVVVEQKKKCKSTDQEDDLEEEAQTQDEPERPLKRLRRGQGGPGSSSVNACNNSLGGSPLKRPKVEEGEPLDPCLQQRPQEMTEKPQSILKPIAPQHGTVNKGKQPLLPQIASPGKRSMSERASHVCIREPIVEQGIVLLSKQKVPDTHLLIKPKDEPFTDDMLTADVPDYEVPIAVIHPAPPSKVGSSVGNDSVENHGPEIPASQRLAEGNGIDGILASSSERGTNCKLATIPEESPPALEIASSPLGEVKISLSCDSTLGRPDFHMPSRDEVIKLMEDKCLRTYKIIDTNFSVKKLLNDMCECFLELGTYSTDESQEGSINISPTLDVLKESSVQDAGGNELGLCMPSSNGSVNIQCSAEVAEPLSRLPTSLNGLDEHIQASKKIIPNGYAESEHEKELEDPESTNSCCLVVVPQQKNPPSDLRSLHDVNDITKGEERVRISWVNEINSECLPCFKYIPRNLIFQNANVNFTLSRIGDEDCCSACLGDCLSLSTLCHCANTTGGQFAYAKGDLLREEFLEECISMTRDPQRHQHLYCRECPLERLRIDDCLEPCKGHLRRKFIKECWSKCSCSKNCGNRVVQRGISCKLQVFCTPEGKGWGLRTLEDLPKGAFVCEYVGEILTSSELYERNLESNKSGKRTYSVLLDADWGSGALKSEEALCLDATFFGNVARFINHRCLDANLVEIPVKVETPDHTYYHFAFFTTRVVAALEELTWDYGIDFDDHDQPVKAFRCLCGSKFCRNMKRSIRSRSATIAR; from the exons atggcacCGAATCCAAGAGTTGCAGCAGCCTTCCGGGCAATGAGGGACATTGGAATTAAAGAAGATAAAGTGAAACCAGTATTAAAAAGACTTCTAAAATTGTATGAAAAAAACTGGGAACTTATTGAAGAAGAGAATTATAGAGCTCTTGCAGATGCTATATTTGAGGAGGAGGACAATGTG GTTGTAGAACAGAAGAAGAAATGTAAGAGTACTGAT CAGGAGGATGATTTGGAGGAAGAAGCTCAGACACAGGATGAGCCTGAACGTCCCCTAAAGAGGTTGCGCAGAGGCCAAGGTGGTCCGGGTTCGTCATCTGTCAATGCATGCAACAACAGTTTGGGTGGAAGTCCGTTGAAAAGGCCTAAAGTGGAGGAGGGTGAACCACTGGATCCTTGTTTGCAACAGCGGCCTCAGGAAATGACTGAGAAACCTCAGTCCATACTGAAACCCATTGCACCCCAGCATGGTACTGTTAACAAGGGCAAGCAACCTCTCTTACCTCAAATTGCTTCCCCCGGGAAAAGATCTATGTCCGAGAGAGCATCTCATGTGTGCATTAGAGAGCCGATAGTTGAACAAGGCATTGTTCTTCTGTCCAAGCAGAAGGTTCCTGATACTCATTTATTGATCAAACCAAAAGATGAGCCTTTCACTGATGACATGCTTACTGCAGATGTTCCAGACTATGAGGTTCCAATTGCAGTGATCCATCCAG CTCCACCAAGCAAGGTGGGTTCTTCAGTTGGAAATGATTCAGTTGAAAACCATGGTCCAGAAATTCCAGCATCCCAACGTCTAGCTGAAGGAAATGGAATTGATGGTATTCTAGCTTCATCGAGTGAGAGGGGAACCAACTGCAAGCTTGCAACCATCCCGGAGGAATCTCCTCCTGCTTTAGAGATTGCCTCCTCGCCCTTAGGAGAGGTAAAAATTTCTCTGAGCTGCGACTCCACTCTTGGAAGACCAGATTTCCATATGCCTAGTCGCGATGAGGTTATAAAACTGATGGAGGATAAGTGTTTGCGGACATATAAAatcattgacacaaatttttcTGTCAAGAAACTGTTGAATGATATGTGTGAGTGCTTCTTGGAACTGGGAACTTACTCCACTGATGAATCGCAGGAAGGATCAATAAATATAAGTCCAACTCTTGATGTGTTGAAGGAATCTTCTGTGCAAGACGCTGGAGGCAATGAACTAGGTTTGTGCATGCCATCTTCAAATGGATCAGTCAATATTCAATGCTCTGCTGAAGTGGCTGAACCTCTTTCAAGACTTCCCACATCTCTGAATGGACTTGATGAACACATACAAGCCAGTAAGAAGATTATTCCAAATGGCTATGCTGAAAGTGAACACGAAAAGGAATTGGAAGACCCTGAATCAACAAATTCGTGTTGTTTGGTGGTTGTCCCGCAGCAAAAAAATCCTCCTAGTGATTTAAGGTCTCTTCATGATGTTAATGACATAACAAAAGGAGAGGAAAGGGTCAGAATTTCATGGGTCAACGAAATCAACAGTGAATGTCTACCATGCTTTAAGTACATACCTCGAAACCTTATTTTCCAAAATGCTAATGTTAACTTCACCCTCTCTCGGATTGGAGATGAGGATTGTTGTTCAGCTTGTTTGGGTGATTGCCTGTCCTTATCTACACTTTGTCATTGTGCAAACACAACTGGAGGCCAGTTTGCATACGCAAAAGGCGATCTTCTTAGGGAAGAATTTTTGGAAGAGTGTATCTCTATGACTCGTGACCCGCAAAGACACCAGCACTTATATTGTAGAGAATGTCCACTTGAAAGACTGAGGATTGATGATTGTTTAGAACCATGCAAAGGCCACTTAAGGAGGAAGTTTATCAAAGAATGCTGGAGCAAATGCAGCTGTAGTAAAAACTGTGGCAATCGAGTGGTGCAGCGAGGTATATCTTGCAAGTTGCAG GTGTTTTGCACTCCTGAAGGAAAAGGGTGGGGTCTCCGAACCCTAGAGGACCTGCCAAAAGGTGCATTTGTGTGTGAATATGTTGGAGAAATTCTAACCAGCTCAGAGTTATACGAGAGGAACTTGGAAAGCAACAAAAGTGGGAAACGCACTTACTCAGTGCTGCTGGATGCAGACTGGGGTTCAGGAGCTCTGAAGAGTGAAGAAGCTCTCTGTTTGGATGCAACATTTTTTGGCAATGTTGCTAGGTTTATTAATCATAG GTGTTTGGATGCGAACTTGGTTGAGATCCCTGTTAAAGTGGAGACCCCTGATCACACCTACTACCAT TTTGCCTTCTTCACTACAAGAGTGGTGGCTGCCTTGGAAGAGCTTACGTGG GATTATGGGATCGATTTTGACGACCATGATCAGCCTGTCAAGGCGTTCCGGTGTCTATGTGGTAGCAAATTCTGTAGAAACATGAAGCGATCAATTA GATCTAGATCTGCAACTATTGCAAGATGA
- the LOC132165890 gene encoding probable inactive histone-lysine N-methyltransferase SUVR2 isoform X3: MAPNPRVAAAFRAMRDIGIKEDKVKPVLKRLLKLYEKNWELIEEENYRALADAIFEEEDNVVVEQKKKCKSTDQEDDLEEEAQTQDEPERPLKRLRRGQGGPGSSSVNACNNSLGGSPLKRPKVEEGEPLDPCLQQRPQEMTEKPQSILKPIAPQHGTVNKGKQPLLPQIASPGKRSMSERASHVCIREPIVEQGIVLLSKQKVPDTHLLIKPKDEPFTDDMLTADVPDYEVPIAVIHPAPPSKVGSSVGNDSVENHGPEIPASQRLAEGNGIDGILASSSERGTNCKLATIPEESPPALEIASSPLGEEGSINISPTLDVLKESSVQDAGGNELGLCMPSSNGSVNIQCSAEVAEPLSRLPTSLNGLDEHIQASKKIIPNGYAESEHEKELEDPESTNSCCLVVVPQQKNPPSDLRSLHDVNDITKGEERVRISWVNEINSECLPCFKYIPRNLIFQNANVNFTLSRIGDEDCCSACLGDCLSLSTLCHCANTTGGQFAYAKGDLLREEFLEECISMTRDPQRHQHLYCRECPLERLRIDDCLEPCKGHLRRKFIKECWSKCSCSKNCGNRVVQRGISCKLQVFCTPEGKGWGLRTLEDLPKGAFVCEYVGEILTSSELYERNLESNKSGKRTYSVLLDADWGSGALKSEEALCLDATFFGNVARFINHRCLDANLVEIPVKVETPDHTYYHFAFFTTRVVAALEELTWDYGIDFDDHDQPVKAFRCLCGSKFCRNMKRSIRSRSATIAR, translated from the exons atggcacCGAATCCAAGAGTTGCAGCAGCCTTCCGGGCAATGAGGGACATTGGAATTAAAGAAGATAAAGTGAAACCAGTATTAAAAAGACTTCTAAAATTGTATGAAAAAAACTGGGAACTTATTGAAGAAGAGAATTATAGAGCTCTTGCAGATGCTATATTTGAGGAGGAGGACAATGTG GTTGTAGAACAGAAGAAGAAATGTAAGAGTACTGAT CAGGAGGATGATTTGGAGGAAGAAGCTCAGACACAGGATGAGCCTGAACGTCCCCTAAAGAGGTTGCGCAGAGGCCAAGGTGGTCCGGGTTCGTCATCTGTCAATGCATGCAACAACAGTTTGGGTGGAAGTCCGTTGAAAAGGCCTAAAGTGGAGGAGGGTGAACCACTGGATCCTTGTTTGCAACAGCGGCCTCAGGAAATGACTGAGAAACCTCAGTCCATACTGAAACCCATTGCACCCCAGCATGGTACTGTTAACAAGGGCAAGCAACCTCTCTTACCTCAAATTGCTTCCCCCGGGAAAAGATCTATGTCCGAGAGAGCATCTCATGTGTGCATTAGAGAGCCGATAGTTGAACAAGGCATTGTTCTTCTGTCCAAGCAGAAGGTTCCTGATACTCATTTATTGATCAAACCAAAAGATGAGCCTTTCACTGATGACATGCTTACTGCAGATGTTCCAGACTATGAGGTTCCAATTGCAGTGATCCATCCAG CTCCACCAAGCAAGGTGGGTTCTTCAGTTGGAAATGATTCAGTTGAAAACCATGGTCCAGAAATTCCAGCATCCCAACGTCTAGCTGAAGGAAATGGAATTGATGGTATTCTAGCTTCATCGAGTGAGAGGGGAACCAACTGCAAGCTTGCAACCATCCCGGAGGAATCTCCTCCTGCTTTAGAGATTGCCTCCTCGCCCTTAGGAGAG GAAGGATCAATAAATATAAGTCCAACTCTTGATGTGTTGAAGGAATCTTCTGTGCAAGACGCTGGAGGCAATGAACTAGGTTTGTGCATGCCATCTTCAAATGGATCAGTCAATATTCAATGCTCTGCTGAAGTGGCTGAACCTCTTTCAAGACTTCCCACATCTCTGAATGGACTTGATGAACACATACAAGCCAGTAAGAAGATTATTCCAAATGGCTATGCTGAAAGTGAACACGAAAAGGAATTGGAAGACCCTGAATCAACAAATTCGTGTTGTTTGGTGGTTGTCCCGCAGCAAAAAAATCCTCCTAGTGATTTAAGGTCTCTTCATGATGTTAATGACATAACAAAAGGAGAGGAAAGGGTCAGAATTTCATGGGTCAACGAAATCAACAGTGAATGTCTACCATGCTTTAAGTACATACCTCGAAACCTTATTTTCCAAAATGCTAATGTTAACTTCACCCTCTCTCGGATTGGAGATGAGGATTGTTGTTCAGCTTGTTTGGGTGATTGCCTGTCCTTATCTACACTTTGTCATTGTGCAAACACAACTGGAGGCCAGTTTGCATACGCAAAAGGCGATCTTCTTAGGGAAGAATTTTTGGAAGAGTGTATCTCTATGACTCGTGACCCGCAAAGACACCAGCACTTATATTGTAGAGAATGTCCACTTGAAAGACTGAGGATTGATGATTGTTTAGAACCATGCAAAGGCCACTTAAGGAGGAAGTTTATCAAAGAATGCTGGAGCAAATGCAGCTGTAGTAAAAACTGTGGCAATCGAGTGGTGCAGCGAGGTATATCTTGCAAGTTGCAG GTGTTTTGCACTCCTGAAGGAAAAGGGTGGGGTCTCCGAACCCTAGAGGACCTGCCAAAAGGTGCATTTGTGTGTGAATATGTTGGAGAAATTCTAACCAGCTCAGAGTTATACGAGAGGAACTTGGAAAGCAACAAAAGTGGGAAACGCACTTACTCAGTGCTGCTGGATGCAGACTGGGGTTCAGGAGCTCTGAAGAGTGAAGAAGCTCTCTGTTTGGATGCAACATTTTTTGGCAATGTTGCTAGGTTTATTAATCATAG GTGTTTGGATGCGAACTTGGTTGAGATCCCTGTTAAAGTGGAGACCCCTGATCACACCTACTACCAT TTTGCCTTCTTCACTACAAGAGTGGTGGCTGCCTTGGAAGAGCTTACGTGG GATTATGGGATCGATTTTGACGACCATGATCAGCCTGTCAAGGCGTTCCGGTGTCTATGTGGTAGCAAATTCTGTAGAAACATGAAGCGATCAATTA GATCTAGATCTGCAACTATTGCAAGATGA
- the LOC132165890 gene encoding probable inactive histone-lysine N-methyltransferase SUVR2 isoform X2, translating into MAPNPRVAAAFRAMRDIGIKEDKVKPVLKRLLKLYEKNWELIEEENYRALADAIFEEEDNVVVEQKKKCKSTDEDDLEEEAQTQDEPERPLKRLRRGQGGPGSSSVNACNNSLGGSPLKRPKVEEGEPLDPCLQQRPQEMTEKPQSILKPIAPQHGTVNKGKQPLLPQIASPGKRSMSERASHVCIREPIVEQGIVLLSKQKVPDTHLLIKPKDEPFTDDMLTADVPDYEVPIAVIHPAPPSKVGSSVGNDSVENHGPEIPASQRLAEGNGIDGILASSSERGTNCKLATIPEESPPALEIASSPLGEVKISLSCDSTLGRPDFHMPSRDEVIKLMEDKCLRTYKIIDTNFSVKKLLNDMCECFLELGTYSTDESQEGSINISPTLDVLKESSVQDAGGNELGLCMPSSNGSVNIQCSAEVAEPLSRLPTSLNGLDEHIQASKKIIPNGYAESEHEKELEDPESTNSCCLVVVPQQKNPPSDLRSLHDVNDITKGEERVRISWVNEINSECLPCFKYIPRNLIFQNANVNFTLSRIGDEDCCSACLGDCLSLSTLCHCANTTGGQFAYAKGDLLREEFLEECISMTRDPQRHQHLYCRECPLERLRIDDCLEPCKGHLRRKFIKECWSKCSCSKNCGNRVVQRGISCKLQVFCTPEGKGWGLRTLEDLPKGAFVCEYVGEILTSSELYERNLESNKSGKRTYSVLLDADWGSGALKSEEALCLDATFFGNVARFINHRCLDANLVEIPVKVETPDHTYYHFAFFTTRVVAALEELTWDYGIDFDDHDQPVKAFRCLCGSKFCRNMKRSIRSRSATIAR; encoded by the exons atggcacCGAATCCAAGAGTTGCAGCAGCCTTCCGGGCAATGAGGGACATTGGAATTAAAGAAGATAAAGTGAAACCAGTATTAAAAAGACTTCTAAAATTGTATGAAAAAAACTGGGAACTTATTGAAGAAGAGAATTATAGAGCTCTTGCAGATGCTATATTTGAGGAGGAGGACAATGTG GTTGTAGAACAGAAGAAGAAATGTAAGAGTACTGAT GAGGATGATTTGGAGGAAGAAGCTCAGACACAGGATGAGCCTGAACGTCCCCTAAAGAGGTTGCGCAGAGGCCAAGGTGGTCCGGGTTCGTCATCTGTCAATGCATGCAACAACAGTTTGGGTGGAAGTCCGTTGAAAAGGCCTAAAGTGGAGGAGGGTGAACCACTGGATCCTTGTTTGCAACAGCGGCCTCAGGAAATGACTGAGAAACCTCAGTCCATACTGAAACCCATTGCACCCCAGCATGGTACTGTTAACAAGGGCAAGCAACCTCTCTTACCTCAAATTGCTTCCCCCGGGAAAAGATCTATGTCCGAGAGAGCATCTCATGTGTGCATTAGAGAGCCGATAGTTGAACAAGGCATTGTTCTTCTGTCCAAGCAGAAGGTTCCTGATACTCATTTATTGATCAAACCAAAAGATGAGCCTTTCACTGATGACATGCTTACTGCAGATGTTCCAGACTATGAGGTTCCAATTGCAGTGATCCATCCAG CTCCACCAAGCAAGGTGGGTTCTTCAGTTGGAAATGATTCAGTTGAAAACCATGGTCCAGAAATTCCAGCATCCCAACGTCTAGCTGAAGGAAATGGAATTGATGGTATTCTAGCTTCATCGAGTGAGAGGGGAACCAACTGCAAGCTTGCAACCATCCCGGAGGAATCTCCTCCTGCTTTAGAGATTGCCTCCTCGCCCTTAGGAGAGGTAAAAATTTCTCTGAGCTGCGACTCCACTCTTGGAAGACCAGATTTCCATATGCCTAGTCGCGATGAGGTTATAAAACTGATGGAGGATAAGTGTTTGCGGACATATAAAatcattgacacaaatttttcTGTCAAGAAACTGTTGAATGATATGTGTGAGTGCTTCTTGGAACTGGGAACTTACTCCACTGATGAATCGCAGGAAGGATCAATAAATATAAGTCCAACTCTTGATGTGTTGAAGGAATCTTCTGTGCAAGACGCTGGAGGCAATGAACTAGGTTTGTGCATGCCATCTTCAAATGGATCAGTCAATATTCAATGCTCTGCTGAAGTGGCTGAACCTCTTTCAAGACTTCCCACATCTCTGAATGGACTTGATGAACACATACAAGCCAGTAAGAAGATTATTCCAAATGGCTATGCTGAAAGTGAACACGAAAAGGAATTGGAAGACCCTGAATCAACAAATTCGTGTTGTTTGGTGGTTGTCCCGCAGCAAAAAAATCCTCCTAGTGATTTAAGGTCTCTTCATGATGTTAATGACATAACAAAAGGAGAGGAAAGGGTCAGAATTTCATGGGTCAACGAAATCAACAGTGAATGTCTACCATGCTTTAAGTACATACCTCGAAACCTTATTTTCCAAAATGCTAATGTTAACTTCACCCTCTCTCGGATTGGAGATGAGGATTGTTGTTCAGCTTGTTTGGGTGATTGCCTGTCCTTATCTACACTTTGTCATTGTGCAAACACAACTGGAGGCCAGTTTGCATACGCAAAAGGCGATCTTCTTAGGGAAGAATTTTTGGAAGAGTGTATCTCTATGACTCGTGACCCGCAAAGACACCAGCACTTATATTGTAGAGAATGTCCACTTGAAAGACTGAGGATTGATGATTGTTTAGAACCATGCAAAGGCCACTTAAGGAGGAAGTTTATCAAAGAATGCTGGAGCAAATGCAGCTGTAGTAAAAACTGTGGCAATCGAGTGGTGCAGCGAGGTATATCTTGCAAGTTGCAG GTGTTTTGCACTCCTGAAGGAAAAGGGTGGGGTCTCCGAACCCTAGAGGACCTGCCAAAAGGTGCATTTGTGTGTGAATATGTTGGAGAAATTCTAACCAGCTCAGAGTTATACGAGAGGAACTTGGAAAGCAACAAAAGTGGGAAACGCACTTACTCAGTGCTGCTGGATGCAGACTGGGGTTCAGGAGCTCTGAAGAGTGAAGAAGCTCTCTGTTTGGATGCAACATTTTTTGGCAATGTTGCTAGGTTTATTAATCATAG GTGTTTGGATGCGAACTTGGTTGAGATCCCTGTTAAAGTGGAGACCCCTGATCACACCTACTACCAT TTTGCCTTCTTCACTACAAGAGTGGTGGCTGCCTTGGAAGAGCTTACGTGG GATTATGGGATCGATTTTGACGACCATGATCAGCCTGTCAAGGCGTTCCGGTGTCTATGTGGTAGCAAATTCTGTAGAAACATGAAGCGATCAATTA GATCTAGATCTGCAACTATTGCAAGATGA
- the LOC132165890 gene encoding probable inactive histone-lysine N-methyltransferase SUVR2 isoform X4: MAPNPRVAAAFRAMRDIGIKEDKVKPVLKRLLKLYEKNWELIEEENYRALADAIFEEEDNVVVEQKKKCKSTDEDDLEEEAQTQDEPERPLKRLRRGQGGPGSSSVNACNNSLGGSPLKRPKVEEGEPLDPCLQQRPQEMTEKPQSILKPIAPQHGTVNKGKQPLLPQIASPGKRSMSERASHVCIREPIVEQGIVLLSKQKVPDTHLLIKPKDEPFTDDMLTADVPDYEVPIAVIHPAPPSKVGSSVGNDSVENHGPEIPASQRLAEGNGIDGILASSSERGTNCKLATIPEESPPALEIASSPLGEEGSINISPTLDVLKESSVQDAGGNELGLCMPSSNGSVNIQCSAEVAEPLSRLPTSLNGLDEHIQASKKIIPNGYAESEHEKELEDPESTNSCCLVVVPQQKNPPSDLRSLHDVNDITKGEERVRISWVNEINSECLPCFKYIPRNLIFQNANVNFTLSRIGDEDCCSACLGDCLSLSTLCHCANTTGGQFAYAKGDLLREEFLEECISMTRDPQRHQHLYCRECPLERLRIDDCLEPCKGHLRRKFIKECWSKCSCSKNCGNRVVQRGISCKLQVFCTPEGKGWGLRTLEDLPKGAFVCEYVGEILTSSELYERNLESNKSGKRTYSVLLDADWGSGALKSEEALCLDATFFGNVARFINHRCLDANLVEIPVKVETPDHTYYHFAFFTTRVVAALEELTWDYGIDFDDHDQPVKAFRCLCGSKFCRNMKRSIRSRSATIAR; encoded by the exons atggcacCGAATCCAAGAGTTGCAGCAGCCTTCCGGGCAATGAGGGACATTGGAATTAAAGAAGATAAAGTGAAACCAGTATTAAAAAGACTTCTAAAATTGTATGAAAAAAACTGGGAACTTATTGAAGAAGAGAATTATAGAGCTCTTGCAGATGCTATATTTGAGGAGGAGGACAATGTG GTTGTAGAACAGAAGAAGAAATGTAAGAGTACTGAT GAGGATGATTTGGAGGAAGAAGCTCAGACACAGGATGAGCCTGAACGTCCCCTAAAGAGGTTGCGCAGAGGCCAAGGTGGTCCGGGTTCGTCATCTGTCAATGCATGCAACAACAGTTTGGGTGGAAGTCCGTTGAAAAGGCCTAAAGTGGAGGAGGGTGAACCACTGGATCCTTGTTTGCAACAGCGGCCTCAGGAAATGACTGAGAAACCTCAGTCCATACTGAAACCCATTGCACCCCAGCATGGTACTGTTAACAAGGGCAAGCAACCTCTCTTACCTCAAATTGCTTCCCCCGGGAAAAGATCTATGTCCGAGAGAGCATCTCATGTGTGCATTAGAGAGCCGATAGTTGAACAAGGCATTGTTCTTCTGTCCAAGCAGAAGGTTCCTGATACTCATTTATTGATCAAACCAAAAGATGAGCCTTTCACTGATGACATGCTTACTGCAGATGTTCCAGACTATGAGGTTCCAATTGCAGTGATCCATCCAG CTCCACCAAGCAAGGTGGGTTCTTCAGTTGGAAATGATTCAGTTGAAAACCATGGTCCAGAAATTCCAGCATCCCAACGTCTAGCTGAAGGAAATGGAATTGATGGTATTCTAGCTTCATCGAGTGAGAGGGGAACCAACTGCAAGCTTGCAACCATCCCGGAGGAATCTCCTCCTGCTTTAGAGATTGCCTCCTCGCCCTTAGGAGAG GAAGGATCAATAAATATAAGTCCAACTCTTGATGTGTTGAAGGAATCTTCTGTGCAAGACGCTGGAGGCAATGAACTAGGTTTGTGCATGCCATCTTCAAATGGATCAGTCAATATTCAATGCTCTGCTGAAGTGGCTGAACCTCTTTCAAGACTTCCCACATCTCTGAATGGACTTGATGAACACATACAAGCCAGTAAGAAGATTATTCCAAATGGCTATGCTGAAAGTGAACACGAAAAGGAATTGGAAGACCCTGAATCAACAAATTCGTGTTGTTTGGTGGTTGTCCCGCAGCAAAAAAATCCTCCTAGTGATTTAAGGTCTCTTCATGATGTTAATGACATAACAAAAGGAGAGGAAAGGGTCAGAATTTCATGGGTCAACGAAATCAACAGTGAATGTCTACCATGCTTTAAGTACATACCTCGAAACCTTATTTTCCAAAATGCTAATGTTAACTTCACCCTCTCTCGGATTGGAGATGAGGATTGTTGTTCAGCTTGTTTGGGTGATTGCCTGTCCTTATCTACACTTTGTCATTGTGCAAACACAACTGGAGGCCAGTTTGCATACGCAAAAGGCGATCTTCTTAGGGAAGAATTTTTGGAAGAGTGTATCTCTATGACTCGTGACCCGCAAAGACACCAGCACTTATATTGTAGAGAATGTCCACTTGAAAGACTGAGGATTGATGATTGTTTAGAACCATGCAAAGGCCACTTAAGGAGGAAGTTTATCAAAGAATGCTGGAGCAAATGCAGCTGTAGTAAAAACTGTGGCAATCGAGTGGTGCAGCGAGGTATATCTTGCAAGTTGCAG GTGTTTTGCACTCCTGAAGGAAAAGGGTGGGGTCTCCGAACCCTAGAGGACCTGCCAAAAGGTGCATTTGTGTGTGAATATGTTGGAGAAATTCTAACCAGCTCAGAGTTATACGAGAGGAACTTGGAAAGCAACAAAAGTGGGAAACGCACTTACTCAGTGCTGCTGGATGCAGACTGGGGTTCAGGAGCTCTGAAGAGTGAAGAAGCTCTCTGTTTGGATGCAACATTTTTTGGCAATGTTGCTAGGTTTATTAATCATAG GTGTTTGGATGCGAACTTGGTTGAGATCCCTGTTAAAGTGGAGACCCCTGATCACACCTACTACCAT TTTGCCTTCTTCACTACAAGAGTGGTGGCTGCCTTGGAAGAGCTTACGTGG GATTATGGGATCGATTTTGACGACCATGATCAGCCTGTCAAGGCGTTCCGGTGTCTATGTGGTAGCAAATTCTGTAGAAACATGAAGCGATCAATTA GATCTAGATCTGCAACTATTGCAAGATGA